The genomic segment GCATTGATTTCTTATGTATCAGGAACGCCATCAGCGGCAAACTATTTGCACATTCCTTATCTACCAGGTTCTCATGAATATGCAGTTTTTCTTGCGGGACTCTCTGGTGCTTTGCTTGGATTTTTATGGTTCAATTGTCATCCCGCGCAAGTTTTTATGGGAGATACTGGTTCTTTGTTTCTTGGTTCTACCTTAGGTCTTGTTGCCATTATGTTAAAAAAAGAAATCCTTCTTGTGATCCTTGGCGGTATTTTTGTCGCAGAGGCAGTGAGTGTGATTTTACAAGTGGGATCTTTCAAACTCACGGGAAAACGAATTTTTAAAATGGCTCCCTTACACCACCATTTTGAATTGTCAGGTTGGTCGGAAGAAAAGGTAGTGATTCGTTTTTGGATCATTGGGATCATCCTTGCCATCATCACTTTGTCTACACTAAAGATCCAATAGTCGACCAAGGTTCAATCGAAAGTATGGAAATCTATAGGTCGATTCAAAACCTCTTTCGATTTGGAACTTCGAGGTTTGATGGGCCGGTTCTGTATGGAATTTTTTTCCTTTTTGGAATGGGTGTTGTGGTGATGTACAGCGCCTCGGTCATTCCCGCCGAAAGGGAATTTTCTGATTCCAATTATTACCTAAACAAACAATTGTTATGGGGAGTCATTGGGATCTTTAGTTTTTTGGTTTTTAGCCAGGTTCCATATCAATTTTTAGTTAGATGGTCTTTTGTATTTTCTGTTCTTAGTTTGTTACTTCTCATTTCTGTTTTTATCCCTGGTCTTGGGAAGTCAGTAGGAACCAGTTATGGAAGGAGTTTCAATCGTTGGATTCAAATTGGTGGGATTCAAATCCAACCTTCTGAATTTTCCAAAATCAGTATTTTGCTTTTTTCTTCTTATTTTTTCTATAATTTTGATTTCAAAAAAGTAAAATGGGATCGGAAAAAAATTGTCTCTGTTCTTTTGATTCTTGCCACCTTAGTTTTAATTGTGATTGAACCTGCGTTTGGTACCACGATCGAACTCCTTCTTGTTTTATTTTTCTTTGTGTTACTTGCTGGTTTTCCTATGAAACGGCTCTTTATCTTAGGTGCTTCTGTATTGCCACTACTTGTCGTTCTTGTCACCCAAGTGGGATATCGAAAAAAACGTTTGGAAATTTGGCTTGATCCTTATAAATTTCGATTTGATGAAGGGCATCAGCTTGTGACGAGTTTTCGTGCTTTTTTTGATGGGGGAAGTTTTGGTCGTCCCGTTGGCTCCGGTTATGCGCATCGTTATTTGGCTTATAGCCACACTGACTTTGTGATGGCTTCCTTTGTGGAAGATTTCGGTTTTTTAGGATTTTTTGTTTTTTTATCTGTCGTAGTTTTTCTCTTCCTTAGAATTTACTTTTTACTTCTCCGTACAAAAGACAAACTTGGGTTCTTTCTCGGGTCAGGAATTTTGATTCTATTTGGATTCCAAACCATATTGAATCTTTTTGTCATCACAGGGATTGTTCCCGTAACTGGAATCTCCCTTCCGTTTTTAAGTTACGGGGGATCGTCTCTCATCACAATCTTTATCCTATTCGGAATTCTTGCCAACATCACGAGTAAAGAGAATTTGGTATTATGAGTGGTTCTGTATTGATTGCAGCCGGGGGAACCGGTGGACATATATCTCCGGGTGTAGCGCTTGCTGAAGTTTTAGCAGAAAAAATATCCTCCTTTGGATTTGATGCGGTTTATCTGCATTCACTTGTCCGCAATAAAGATAATCCCGATCTTTTGAATCCGCCTTGCCAAGTTCTTTGGCATAACGTACCTCAGTTAGGAGGTCTCAAAACATTGGTTTATCCTTTTTTATTCCTTTTTCCTTTTTTGAAAACCATCCTCCTTTTTCACAAGTTAAAAGTAAGGGCAGTGATTGGAATGGGAGGGTATTCAAGTCTTCCTTCCATTCTTTATGCGATTCTATTTCGTAAACAATTGTACCTATGTGAACAAAATTGTGTTCCAGGAAAAATAACTCGTATCTTCTCTCGTTTTTCCAAAAAAATTGCCTTCAGCTTTCCCTTAAGCAATGATTATGCGATCAAGGGAAAAACAATAGGAAATCCTATTCGCAAACGAGTGATTCCTGAACACTTAAATATTCGCCAAAACGAAAACCTACACGAAGGCAAAAAGAATACAGTAAATGTACTTGTACTTGGTGGTTCACAAGGCGCAAGACAACTCAATCAAATGATTTTAAAAACAATGGAAAATCCGGAAATTGCTTCTAAATATAAATTTAGATTACTCACAGGAACTTCCCTGTATGAAGAAACGAAAAGTAAATCTTCTGGAAATGCGGAAATTATCTCTTATGCCAATGATATGAAACCCAATTATGAATGGGCCAATATCGTAGTGGCAAGATCCGGTGCGGGAGTTCTCGCAGAATGTCTGGTGTTTGGACTCCCTATGATTCTAGTTCCGTATCCGTTTGCAGCAGACAACCACCAAAAAGAAAATGCAAATTATATTGAATCACAAGGTGCTGGAGTGACTATCCACTCTACATCGGAAGACCCCACAAGACTTGTCCAGATTCTACTTGGCTGGAAGGATCATTCCGAAATTCTGCGGGAAATGGGCCATGTTTCTCTATCTCTTTCCAACGTAAATGCAGCTTACCAAACTGTTTCTTATTTTTTTACCGATAAAAACTGAAATGGTTCTTCAATGAAAGGTCCGATTTTATTTTTAGGAATAGGTGGGAGTGGGATGTCAAGTCTTGCTCACATGGCTCTTGATCTAAAACTTTCCGTTTACGGTTATGATCAAAAAAATTCCGATACAACCAAGTTTTTAGAAGAACGTGGTGCTATCATAAAAAATGACATTTCCCAAATTTCCTTAGAGGGAATGAATATGGTGGTCTATAGTTCCGCTATTAACGACAAACACAAACAAGTGTTTGATGAAATCAAAGAAAAAAATATTCACCTCAAACATAGATCCGAGTTCATGCATCTTTTGGTTTCTAACCAGAAATCAATATCTGTTGCAGGAAGCCATGGTAAAACTTCTACAACGACTATGGTTTCCCAAATCCTTTCCGAACAGGGTTTTGATCCAACCATTATGATTGGTGGAGACACAAGCCTTCTGGAAAAACGAGGGGGGAAAATGGGAAAGGGGGAGTTTGCTGTTTATGAATCCGATGAATCGGATGGTACCTTCCTCAAACACAAAGCACAAATTCGTCTTCTTACCAATATTGACAATGACCATCTGGATTATTACAAAACCAGAGAACGATTGGAAGATGCTTTTTTTGAATATATGGGTTTTGGGAGAGAAGGTGATGTTGTGCTCTATGCCTCTGACCCTGGAATTCGAGATGTTCTCCTTCATAAAACAAAAAATACAAACATCCATCCAAACTTCAGACTTTATCTATGTTTAGATTTAGCAGATACAAAATCGGATTGGTTCCTAAACTTAAAAACAAAATTAGGGGAGAAGGTCATTCCGATCATTTATCAAATGAATGACGATCGATTAGAATTTCATTTCCCTGGATTCCAATCATTATCCCTCCACTTACCCTACCCAGGTGTTCATTATCTTACCAATGGCCTTGTCGCTCTTGTTGGTGCTTATATTTCCGGAGTGTCTCCTGATGTTTCGATAAACATCCTTTCTCGTTATATTGGCGTAAAACGGAGACAAGAAACCCTAGGAGAATGGAAGGAAATCACCGTGATGGATGATTATGGTCACCATCCTACAGAGATAGAAATGGTGATTCGTTCTTTGAAAAATAAATTAAATTCCAAGGGCAGGCTTGTTGTACTTTTCCAACCGCATCGTTACACTCGGACAGAATTGTTGCTTGAAGACCTTGCAAGATCATTGGCGGAAGCTGAAGTTCTTTTCCTTCTCCCTATTTATTCTGCAGGAGAAAGACCAATTCCAGGAATCACCCATGAGTCTTTTCAACCATTTTTAAACAAGGAACATACTGAATTTTTAAAAGGAGAGATGGATTTAGATCTTCTAGCCATCAAATCCAAATTAAAAAAAGGTGATCTATTACTTTGTTTAGGTGCTGGGAATGTAAGAGACTGGGGTCTTCAGTTGTTAAGAGAAAACTCTAAATCATAAGTCATGAAATAGAGGATTTACTTCTTCTAAACTTCCTCTAAAATTCATATGCCCCATCTTTCTTCCGATTTTCGCATCTTTTTTCCCATAAAGATGTAATTGGTATCTATCATCTTTGAGAAGAGAACGAGCGATAAATAAACTTTCTTCAAATTCATTTCCCAAAATATTTTTCATCAGAGTTGGTTTTGGCCTAACATCTGTTGGGGGAAGATTGCCAGTGATAGCAGAAACATGTAAGTTAAACTGAGATAAACTTTGACAATCTTGAGTGAAATGACCTGTATTGTGTGGTCTTGGGGCAAACTCATTTAGATACAAATGATTGTCTTTTAAAAAGAATTCCACACCCAAAGTTCCCACATAGTCCAAAGAATCTGCGAGTTTTGAAGCCATTTCAATTGCATCCAAATTGAGTCCGGTCGGAATTTTTGCAGGGTAAATAGAAAGGTCTAAAATATGATTTTTGTGTTCATTTTCCACAGCACCATAACAAACAATTTCTCCATTTTGAAACCGCGTTAGGATGATACTAATTTCTTTCTGGAAAGATATAACTTCTTCGACTAGGTATTCTTCTTCTTTTTTAGAAAAAGCAGTTTCTAAAAAACTTTTGTAAGCAACTTCATCTTTTATTTTTACCTGGCCTTTTCCGTCATAACCAAACCGAAGAGTTTTGATGATCCAAGGGAAAGGAATAGCGATTTCAAATTTGGAAGTATCTTTTGTTAGGTGGAAAAAATCGGCAGTTCGAAATCCTAATTTTCGGAAATGTGTTTTTTCTAGAGATCTATCCTGTGCAATGATGAGAGCCTTTGGTGGTGGAAAAATGGGAGTCTGTTTGGATTCAGATTCTAAAAATTCTAATGTGGCCTTTGGTATGTTTTCAAATTCAAAACTTAATACATTCACCTTAGAAAGAAATTCTTTGATTTCAGATAATGATTCATAAGAAGCCACAGTGGCGATAGCTCCAGCTTTTGCCGACGGAGATTCTTTATCTGGAGAATAACAATAAAAATCATAACCCAGAGGAAGGGCTTCCAAACACATCATTTGGCCTAGTTGTCCAGATCCCAAAACACCAATTTTCATATTTTTTCTCTTTAGATGAGTTCGCTATTTTTTGAAAGAGCCAGGTTTCGATTTTTGATTGCATAGGACTCTAACTTTTCATGTAAGGAAGCATCCCATACAGAGAGAATACGAACCGCAAGTAAACCAGCATTTGCTGCACCGCTCGTTCCAATGGCAAGGGTTGCAACAGGAACTCCCTTTGGCATTTGCACAATGGAAAGAAGACTATCCATTCCATTCAAAGCCTTTGATTGAACCGGAACACCTAAGACTGGTAAAGTGGTTAAAGAAGCAGTCATCCCTGGAAGGTGGGCAGCCCCGCCGGCACCAGCAATGATCACACCAAATCCATTTTGTTTTGCCAATTTTGCAAACTCTACCATTCGTTCTGGCGAGCGGTGTGCAGAAACAATTTCTTTTTCAAATGGAATTCCAAACTCTGTCAAAATATCACAGGTTTCTTTCATGGTTTCCCAATCGGAATGAGATCCCATAATGACAGCTACTTTTGGTAGATTTGTAGGCATACGTGTAATTTAGGAAAAGCCATTTCTTCATCAACCCTTAAATGTTTCTAAGGCAGATACAATTCTCTCCATTTTCATCGATCTAGAACCTTTCACCAGAAGAACTGATTTTTTAGGAATTTTTGATTTAATGTATGAAATAAGTTCCTCTACATCCGTAAAATTCAGAGCTCCTGGAACTTTTTTTACCATAGGTTTTGTTTCTTCACCAAACCCAAGTAAGACTCCTTTTTTTAAATTAAAAATTTCCTTTCCTATTTGTTCATGATAGTATTTAGAAAATTTGCCAAGTTCCTTCATGGAACCAAGGATCCAAACTATGTTTTGTTCGCGAGCAAACTGATCGGCAGCACCAATACTGGATAACATAGACTCTGGATTGGCATTATAACAATCGTCAATGATGGTATAATACCCTCGATTGATATTCAATCGTTTGTCCGGGCTTTTGTATTTTTGAATGGTGTTTAGGATTTGGATTGTATCAATTTTAAAATGGATACCAACGGCAAACATCCCACGCACATTACTAAGGAGTTTTTCACCTGGAAGTTTCCATTGGATTTTGTTTCCTTTCCATTCTAATAAAAATCCGTTTGTTTCTATTTTTTTAACTTTGAGATTTGGATTTTTTTTATGATTCCAAACGACTAGGTGTATATTTTGTTTTTTGGTGCGGAGTTTTGCACGGTTTAGAAATTCCAAATCATCTGGTACAAAAAGTACGGATGATTTTGGCATTCCATTAATGATATCAATTTTTTCCTCAGCTATGGCTTCTCTTGATTTTAGATTTTCAATATGAGCAGAACCAATATTTGTGATTAGGGCATGAGTGGGTTCCGCAATCATGGAAAGCCTTGCAATTTCCCCTCGGTGATTCATTCCAAGTTCACAAATCACAACTCTTGTTTCTTCTTTGATCCGAAAAAGAGTAAAAGGGAGACCAATTTCATTATTGTAGTTTTTTTCCGTAACCACCAAGGATTTTGAACTTAAAAAATTAAAAAGTCCACCTAACAAATCTTTTGTAGTCGTTTTTCCGGAAGATCCTGTTACAGCCAGTAGAATGGGATTGAACCTTTTTCTATGATAGTTCGCAAGGACACCAAGGGCTGCCAAAGTGTCGGGGACGATGATGGCTTTTTTACGGTCGGAACCAGAAAGTCCTTTTAGAATAGGATGGTTTTTTTCGCAAAGGAAACCCGATGCACCTTTCGAAAGAGCGTCAGGAATAAATTCATGGCCATCTCTTGTCCCTCGCAAAGGAACAAACAAAGACCCTGGTTTTGATTCGGCAGAGGAGGTTGTAATCCAATCAAAACTTGGATTCTCACTCCGTTCCCAATGTAAGTCCTTAGAAAACAAACTTAGAATAGTTGACAGGGAATATTCAAATGGTGCGATCATAGCTTCTACGCCAGTTTCTTTCAGAAAGAAAGATTTGGAAGAAAAAGATAAATGAAAAGATCCAAAATCAAAACCATCCTGATCGGTCTAGGACGGATTTGTTCCGGATTGGAAGCGGATCCTTTTCGAAAAAAACCCTGCACCCATATGGGGGTTTTGCAATCAGACTGGGGGAAAAAAAGATTCGATGTTTCATTAGGACTCGATACTCAGGAAAAACAATGTGAAGTTTTCCAAAAGCAGTGGAATGCCAAAACAGAGTTGGTTTCTTCTAATCCTAAAAATACCTCTTTCCCTAAAGACATACAAT from the Leptospira congkakensis genome contains:
- a CDS encoding FtsW/RodA/SpoVE family cell cycle protein, whose amino-acid sequence is MEIYRSIQNLFRFGTSRFDGPVLYGIFFLFGMGVVVMYSASVIPAEREFSDSNYYLNKQLLWGVIGIFSFLVFSQVPYQFLVRWSFVFSVLSLLLLISVFIPGLGKSVGTSYGRSFNRWIQIGGIQIQPSEFSKISILLFSSYFFYNFDFKKVKWDRKKIVSVLLILATLVLIVIEPAFGTTIELLLVLFFFVLLAGFPMKRLFILGASVLPLLVVLVTQVGYRKKRLEIWLDPYKFRFDEGHQLVTSFRAFFDGGSFGRPVGSGYAHRYLAYSHTDFVMASFVEDFGFLGFFVFLSVVVFLFLRIYFLLLRTKDKLGFFLGSGILILFGFQTILNLFVITGIVPVTGISLPFLSYGGSSLITIFILFGILANITSKENLVL
- a CDS encoding UDP-N-acetylglucosamine--N-acetylmuramyl-(pentapeptide) pyrophosphoryl-undecaprenol N-acetylglucosamine transferase translates to MSGSVLIAAGGTGGHISPGVALAEVLAEKISSFGFDAVYLHSLVRNKDNPDLLNPPCQVLWHNVPQLGGLKTLVYPFLFLFPFLKTILLFHKLKVRAVIGMGGYSSLPSILYAILFRKQLYLCEQNCVPGKITRIFSRFSKKIAFSFPLSNDYAIKGKTIGNPIRKRVIPEHLNIRQNENLHEGKKNTVNVLVLGGSQGARQLNQMILKTMENPEIASKYKFRLLTGTSLYEETKSKSSGNAEIISYANDMKPNYEWANIVVARSGAGVLAECLVFGLPMILVPYPFAADNHQKENANYIESQGAGVTIHSTSEDPTRLVQILLGWKDHSEILREMGHVSLSLSNVNAAYQTVSYFFTDKN
- the murC gene encoding UDP-N-acetylmuramate--L-alanine ligase — translated: MKGPILFLGIGGSGMSSLAHMALDLKLSVYGYDQKNSDTTKFLEERGAIIKNDISQISLEGMNMVVYSSAINDKHKQVFDEIKEKNIHLKHRSEFMHLLVSNQKSISVAGSHGKTSTTTMVSQILSEQGFDPTIMIGGDTSLLEKRGGKMGKGEFAVYESDESDGTFLKHKAQIRLLTNIDNDHLDYYKTRERLEDAFFEYMGFGREGDVVLYASDPGIRDVLLHKTKNTNIHPNFRLYLCLDLADTKSDWFLNLKTKLGEKVIPIIYQMNDDRLEFHFPGFQSLSLHLPYPGVHYLTNGLVALVGAYISGVSPDVSINILSRYIGVKRRQETLGEWKEITVMDDYGHHPTEIEMVIRSLKNKLNSKGRLVVLFQPHRYTRTELLLEDLARSLAEAEVLFLLPIYSAGERPIPGITHESFQPFLNKEHTEFLKGEMDLDLLAIKSKLKKGDLLLCLGAGNVRDWGLQLLRENSKS
- a CDS encoding 5-(carboxyamino)imidazole ribonucleotide synthase, with product MKIGVLGSGQLGQMMCLEALPLGYDFYCYSPDKESPSAKAGAIATVASYESLSEIKEFLSKVNVLSFEFENIPKATLEFLESESKQTPIFPPPKALIIAQDRSLEKTHFRKLGFRTADFFHLTKDTSKFEIAIPFPWIIKTLRFGYDGKGQVKIKDEVAYKSFLETAFSKKEEEYLVEEVISFQKEISIILTRFQNGEIVCYGAVENEHKNHILDLSIYPAKIPTGLNLDAIEMASKLADSLDYVGTLGVEFFLKDNHLYLNEFAPRPHNTGHFTQDCQSLSQFNLHVSAITGNLPPTDVRPKPTLMKNILGNEFEESLFIARSLLKDDRYQLHLYGKKDAKIGRKMGHMNFRGSLEEVNPLFHDL
- the purE gene encoding 5-(carboxyamino)imidazole ribonucleotide mutase, yielding MPTNLPKVAVIMGSHSDWETMKETCDILTEFGIPFEKEIVSAHRSPERMVEFAKLAKQNGFGVIIAGAGGAAHLPGMTASLTTLPVLGVPVQSKALNGMDSLLSIVQMPKGVPVATLAIGTSGAANAGLLAVRILSVWDASLHEKLESYAIKNRNLALSKNSELI
- a CDS encoding UDP-N-acetylmuramoyl-tripeptide--D-alanyl-D-alanine ligase, yielding MIAPFEYSLSTILSLFSKDLHWERSENPSFDWITTSSAESKPGSLFVPLRGTRDGHEFIPDALSKGASGFLCEKNHPILKGLSGSDRKKAIIVPDTLAALGVLANYHRKRFNPILLAVTGSSGKTTTKDLLGGLFNFLSSKSLVVTEKNYNNEIGLPFTLFRIKEETRVVICELGMNHRGEIARLSMIAEPTHALITNIGSAHIENLKSREAIAEEKIDIINGMPKSSVLFVPDDLEFLNRAKLRTKKQNIHLVVWNHKKNPNLKVKKIETNGFLLEWKGNKIQWKLPGEKLLSNVRGMFAVGIHFKIDTIQILNTIQKYKSPDKRLNINRGYYTIIDDCYNANPESMLSSIGAADQFAREQNIVWILGSMKELGKFSKYYHEQIGKEIFNLKKGVLLGFGEETKPMVKKVPGALNFTDVEELISYIKSKIPKKSVLLVKGSRSMKMERIVSALETFKG